TCGGTGGCTTCAAAGCGGTCGGCACTACGGCCGTAGACGTACTTTTTAAACTTTACGATCGCATTCGAGGCACAATCCCAAGCTGCCGAGACATTGGCGTCCGAAGCGGTGCCCGCTACGAAGGATTCGATCACCGGTTGAAGACCGGACAAGCACTGGGTGCCGCCGAGTTTTTGCTGCTGGGTCTCTGGTGGAGCCTCGCCGACCTTTGGAGCACACGAAGTCGTTACAAGAACGAAGCTCAAAAGCCAGCATAGGTGTTTTTTAGAAAACATACGTCATACCCCCGTAGACACGGTCGTTTGCACGGTACTGATTCAAGAAGCCTGAAGGCTTAAAGGTCTCATCGTCGGTGCCGAGGAAGTCCGCCCCCATCACAAGAGCCCACTCCTGCGTTGGATAGAACAAGAACTCAGTGTTCACCATGGAACCTTTTTGATCTTTGTCATAGAGATAGCTGAATTTCGTGACCAGTGGGCGGCGGTAGAAGCGTGCTAGCTCCCCTTGAACTTTGATCTTTGCCGCGTTGGTGAATTTCAAACGCTGATCATAGAGGTTGATATCATCCGGTTTACCATCACTGCCAATATCCTGGATGTTACCCCCGTCAACGCGTAGGTAAGAAAGCTGCATGAGAATGGAGCGCGAGAAGAATTTCGGAATCGTCCACTCAACGCCGGCGGAGTACGCGCGGATGCCGCTGAGTTGCTGAATGGCCCAGTCTGTTTCAGGCATCACCGTTTGCGGGTTGTCCTGAATGTAAGAAGCCACGACGCGCGTGTTTCCAACCGTGTAACCCATGTCCGCGGAGAACACCGAGTGATAAGTCACATCCGGTGACACGATCACGCCGCCCGTGTCGTCGGTCATTTGGTATTTCACATTCCGCTTTAACAGCAACTGATTCACCGGCGTGTAACCGGCACTGCTCGCCACCCAGAAACCTTTTTCTTTGTTCCCGAAGCGGGTAAACATCGCTGTTCCACCATGTCCCGCGAGCTTTGCCGTCTCAGGAATGCTCAATTGGTAAATGATCGGAGTCGGTTTGTTGTTGAACAATTCCGCTTCACGGCTGGGCGCATGGTACCAGCGGCTGTCCGCCACAAGGCCGCCGTTTTCTTCACGCACGTCAGCGGCAACACTTGGAATAAAGATCGGCGTTGCGAGGATCATCACTTGCCAGTTCTCGCGGTTCACGTCGAAGAACACGCCTGTCAGACCCTGCTCCTCAGGACGAAGAGCATCGAGCTCGAAGTACGGCTGCCACACGCCGAGGTTCCATTCGTGGTCAGCTTCACTCCAGGTGTTTTTCTTACGGCCCACGTAGAAGCGGTAGCCGTCGGTGCGCGGAGAAGTGTACAGCTCATGCACCACAATGTGCGACTGGTTCATCGAGAAGAACGTCCCGGCAGAAAAGTCGGCTGCGTTCTCAAGCCACGCAGTTTCACCGACGTAGCTCAATTGCCCCGAGAGGAATTGGCTGTACGTCAAATTCGGCGCATCCGGAAGCTCGGTAAAGTACTTCATGCCCTCTAGGCGGAGCTGGCCGTAAACGCGGTGGTTTGGTTTGTCATTCAAAAGGACTTCAGAGGTCAGCTTGGGAAGGGGGACAATGCTGTCGGCCGCAGAGGCTTTAGCAAAAGAAATCAGAGCTAACAGGTATACTGTCAGCACTAAAAGAGCTCGGTTTTGGGTCCCCTCAAGGGATGCCTTTTTCAGCATCGTCACAGGAGAGCAAGAAAATCGGATTTCAGCCATTCAGTCAACGCCTCTTAACCGTAAACGACCGCTTAAGGGGTTCGGAAGCCCTCAATTGGTTCTTGTATGACACGGTGAAAAAAAACATCACAGTCCCTGCATATTTTTCAAGCATACCAAAGGTCGTTCGCTAGGGACTCGTGTTTCAGGCGCTGCTCCTCGGAGAGATAGGCCCACGATTGGGGCGAGAGTGCGGCTCTGAGGGTGAAGTCGAAAAAGGTATTATGTCGACGGAGAGTGCGCTTCATTCGATGCGACTTCGTCGGGTTAAAATAGCCTTGCAGATTAAAGAGTTGCAGTGGATTTTTCTTCACCCACATCCAGGATCCCATCTCTAAACACAAAGGCAAGTAGACTCCCTCTTTCGGGCCTTTTTCTGTGTATTGGTCGTAGAGGTAGTCCCACAAATCTCCGTGGGTCGTATAGTTCAAAGCCTGGGGTTCTATACGATAGAAGTGGTTTGGGTACGTTCGGTCGAAGAGTTCTTTGAACGCGTGAGCAACGCCAATACCTGGGTAAGGCTTCTTGCTTTTTGCGTACGGAAACCAGATCTGATCCTGCAAACCAAAGCCAGAGTGGAAATCGATAGTGATCGCAAGTTTGGACTGAAAAGCTTCGCGCTTCACAGACTCGACGAGGGCTACTGCTTCGGGCTCCATCGGTGCGCCCTCGACTCCCCGATACCATGGCAATCGTGACGAATACCTGTGCCCACCCAAAAGTCGTGGTGGAGCATCCGCCTCAACCGGCGCATTTCGCATCAGATCCACGCCGTTCGGATTGCTCCGAGTGCGATGGGAAATCCCGATCGGGTTCACTACGGGAATAAAGAAAATGCGCAGATTCTTCAGAGAATGGCGCAGGCTTTGATCCCAGAGGATAAGCTCCGAGAACGAGTGCAAAAGCGAGATGCACACTTGCGAGCCAATGCGCTCCAAACCATGGATGCCGCCAACGAGACCAACAACGGGTGCCGCAGGATCCTCGCTGCCAAAACTCAGTTTGTGAATCGGAAGGCGCAACTCCCCTTTTTCACTATGGGTCAAAATTTCCCATCGCACTAAGGGCCCTAATTCACGGATGATTTTTTCGACTTGTTGTATCTCTGGCAACATGACTTGATTAAAGGGCGTTTTCTCTTATAGAGTCAAGTAACTAGAGTCAGGCACAGCTTTCAAAGGAGACCTCCATGACCATTCAAAAACTTCTCGACATGATGTGGAAGGACTATTGCGAACTCAACCCGGCCGCTAAGAAGATCCATGATCTTTTTGTCGCTGAGGGCGAAACGGTTTTGAACGACCATATTGCTTTGCGCACTTTCAATCACCCGCGTTTAGGCATCCGTCAAATGGCGAAACACTTCGAAGCCATGGGCTACAAAATGGCCGACAACGAGTATCACTTCACTGAAAAGAAACTCTACGCACGTCACTGGCAACACTCTGACGAGACTTTGCCAAAGATCTTCATCAGTGAACTCGAGCTTGAAAAAGTCTCTCCGTTCATTCGCGAGACTGTGAACAAGCTGGTGGATCAGATTCCGGATGCTGTTTTGAACTCTGAGACTTTCACTTTGTCTGGCCGTCCTTGGAATATGAGCTATGAGCTCTATGAGAAACTGGCGAAGGAAAGTGAATACGCTTCGTGGGTTGCGGCGCACGGTTTTAGACCGAACCACTTCACAGTGTTCATCAATCCTTTGAAGAAATTTAACGACATCCTGACTTTGAATAAGTTTGTCACAGCAAAGGGTTTTGTTTTGAACAAGTCCGGCGGCGAAGTGAAAGGCACTCCAGCGGATTACCTTGAGCAAAGCTCAACGATGGCGAGTGAAATTCCGGTAAAATTTAGTGATGGTACGCACAATATTCCGGGATGTTACTACGAATTCGCGAAACGTTATGCTTTGAGTAACGGCAAGCTCTATCAGGGCTTTGTTGCGAAGTCGGCTGACAAGATTTTCGAATCTACCAACAAAATGTAACGCTACGAACCTTTTGTTCGATGTAATACACCATCGTCAACGATTTACGAAATCCTCCTGATACCTTAACGAGGCGAAGGAGGGCTTTCATGTTGAAATCAAAACTTGTTTTTCTATTTTTGCTTGTTTGTGGTGGCTTTGCTTCTGCAGATCCTCTGACCACCGTCGACCACGTGGACCTCACCCTTTACGTCGGCAAATGGTACGAAATCGCCTCAATCCCCCAGTACTTTCAGCGTAAATGTGTGTCCGACACAACGGCCGAGTATGAAATCATCGGCAAAAACCGCGTGCGCGTTTACAACTCCTGCGAAACCGAAGAT
The sequence above is drawn from the Bdellovibrionales bacterium genome and encodes:
- a CDS encoding transposase; translated protein: MAEIRFSCSPVTMLKKASLEGTQNRALLVLTVYLLALISFAKASAADSIVPLPKLTSEVLLNDKPNHRVYGQLRLEGMKYFTELPDAPNLTYSQFLSGQLSYVGETAWLENAADFSAGTFFSMNQSHIVVHELYTSPRTDGYRFYVGRKKNTWSEADHEWNLGVWQPYFELDALRPEEQGLTGVFFDVNRENWQVMILATPIFIPSVAADVREENGGLVADSRWYHAPSREAELFNNKPTPIIYQLSIPETAKLAGHGGTAMFTRFGNKEKGFWVASSAGYTPVNQLLLKRNVKYQMTDDTGGVIVSPDVTYHSVFSADMGYTVGNTRVVASYIQDNPQTVMPETDWAIQQLSGIRAYSAGVEWTIPKFFSRSILMQLSYLRVDGGNIQDIGSDGKPDDINLYDQRLKFTNAAKIKVQGELARFYRRPLVTKFSYLYDKDQKGSMVNTEFLFYPTQEWALVMGADFLGTDDETFKPSGFLNQYRANDRVYGGMTYVF
- a CDS encoding DUF2817 domain-containing protein is translated as MLPEIQQVEKIIRELGPLVRWEILTHSEKGELRLPIHKLSFGSEDPAAPVVGLVGGIHGLERIGSQVCISLLHSFSELILWDQSLRHSLKNLRIFFIPVVNPIGISHRTRSNPNGVDLMRNAPVEADAPPRLLGGHRYSSRLPWYRGVEGAPMEPEAVALVESVKREAFQSKLAITIDFHSGFGLQDQIWFPYAKSKKPYPGIGVAHAFKELFDRTYPNHFYRIEPQALNYTTHGDLWDYLYDQYTEKGPKEGVYLPLCLEMGSWMWVKKNPLQLFNLQGYFNPTKSHRMKRTLRRHNTFFDFTLRAALSPQSWAYLSEEQRLKHESLANDLWYA
- a CDS encoding DUF1338 domain-containing protein; amino-acid sequence: MTIQKLLDMMWKDYCELNPAAKKIHDLFVAEGETVLNDHIALRTFNHPRLGIRQMAKHFEAMGYKMADNEYHFTEKKLYARHWQHSDETLPKIFISELELEKVSPFIRETVNKLVDQIPDAVLNSETFTLSGRPWNMSYELYEKLAKESEYASWVAAHGFRPNHFTVFINPLKKFNDILTLNKFVTAKGFVLNKSGGEVKGTPADYLEQSSTMASEIPVKFSDGTHNIPGCYYEFAKRYALSNGKLYQGFVAKSADKIFESTNKM